Sequence from the Janthinobacterium lividum genome:
ATCGCCCTCCACGTCTCCAGACGTGTCCGACTCTGGCATGATGGCCACTTGACGCGATTACTTGTCAAGCAACATCCCCCGTAACAGCAATTCCAATGCCGCCACTCCTTTTATCAGACGCGCATTGCCTTCCTCACCTTCTGCGATCCAGAACGCCGCTTCTGCCAGACTGCCGTAGATCATCGAAGCCAGTGCTTCTGGGCAAGCGTCGGCCACGATGCCTCGGTGAATCAGCTGCTGGATAAGCTTTTGCATCGACTCGAGGCAATGGCGCTGCGAGTCCGGTGAAACGCCACCGAGGACCGCCCTCGCATCGCGTAAGACGATACGCTGAATTTCCGGTTCCAGGGCCATCTCCAGATAGGCACGGCAGCGGCTGCGAAAGCCTTCCCACAAGTCTTCGGCGCTGTCGGAGATGGCTTGCAGGCGGCCATCCATTTCCGCATCGATCTGTTCGACCACCGCCAGCAGCAAGCCCTTCTTGTCGCCGAAGTGATGATACAGGGCGCCACGCGTCAGGCCAGCCTGCGCGGTAAGGTCATCCATTGACGTGTCGGCATAACCGCGCTCGCTGAACACTTTGCGGGCCGTGGCCAGCAACGATGCTCGGGTTTCTTCCATTTCCACACGGGTGCGGCGAACCATTGCTTCCTCCTTGCATACGTAGTGCATGATTGTTTACATACAGTGCGTATGAATATATACTATTCATACGCGATGTATGTATTATCACTGCGACGTATCTCCATTGCAAGCAGGGCATGCGCCGTTTATCGAATGATCACATGAAGGATATGAACCATGAGTACGTCTGCCTGCGCTGCCGCACAACCCCGTGTCCGCCACCCTTGGCTGGCGGTCTGCGCCGTCGGCATGGCCACCTTTTCGGTCGTGACGACAGAAATGCTCCCGGTCGGCCTGCTGACGCCGATTGCTGACACCCTGGGCACCTCCACGGGAACCGCCGGCCTGATGATCTCGCTGCCAGCATTGCTGGCGGCCATGTTTGCGCCGCTGGTCGTGGTCGCATCGGGCAGCCTGGACAGGCGCAAGATTCTCTGTGGTTTGCTGACACTATTGGTGCTCGCGAACATTGCCTCGGCCCTGGCGCAGAACATGGCGTGGATGCTGGCTGCCCGTGTTCTCGTCGGGTTTTGCATGGGCGGCATCTGGGCCATCGCCGGCGGCCTCGCTTCCCGCCTGGTTCCTGCGCGCTCGACCGGCCTGGCAACGTCGATCATCTTCGGTGGCGTGGCGGCCGCTTCCGTGCTGGGCGTGCCGCTAGGCGCACAAATCGGCGACGTTGCAGGATGGCGCTGGGCCTTCGGCGCCATGGCGCTGTTCAGCAGCCTGGTACTGGCGCTGCATCTGGCCGTCATTCCCGCACTGCCCGCTGCCGGTGCGGCGACCTTGCGCCAATTCGGCAAACAGCTGCGCAACAGGCAGTTGCAAGCGGGGCTGCTTCTGACCCTGTTGCTGGTGACCAGCCATTTCATGGCCTTTACCTTCGTGCGCCCGCTACTGCTGTCCATGTCGGGGTTTGATACGCAATGGCTGGGCGCACTGCTGTTTGCCTATGGCTGCGCGGGCATCATTGGAAACTTCCTGGCCGGTGTCGTGGCGGCGCGGCGCACGGCGACTACCATCGTCGCCATCTCGGGCGGCCTGCTGCTCACGCCGCTGCTGTTCCTGGCTGTCGGCGACTCCGGCATCGGCGGCGGCGTGGTGTTGCTGGCTTGGGGACTGGCCTACGGTGGCGTATCGGTCGGCCTGATGACCTTGATGATGAAGGCGGCGCCCGGGGCCGTGGAGATCGTCGCCGCGCTGTATGTCGGTGTCTTCAATATCGGCATTGCGCTCGGGGCGTGGACCGGTGGCCAGGCCGTGGACAGGCTGGGCCTCTCAGCCAACCTGTGGCTTGCCGCAGGATGCGCCGCTGCCGCCTTGCTGCTGTCTTTTGGCATCCGCTTGGTTGACGCCGACAAGCAGCCTGGCCCTGCAAGAGACTGACTGTGGCCGCAATCAGCCGTACAGATGCAGCAGCACCTGCACGGCCACAATCTTGACGATGGTCATGCTGGGGAAAATCATCGCGTAACCGAGGTTCGGGCGGTCCGACTTGGCCAGGCGGTTGGCGAACACCAGCACGGCCGGGTTGCCCGTGGCGCCGGCGGCGATACCGAGCAACTCGGGAAACGGCAGGCGCAGGAATATCTTGCCCAGGATCACGACGAGGGCCACCACCACCAGCACCGTCACGGCGCCGAGCGCCAGCATGGGCAAGCCATTGGCACCCACCTGCTGCACGAAGGGCAAGCCGGAGGCCATGCCGACGGAAGCGAGGAAAATCGTCAAGCCATAGTTGCGCATGACCAGGTTGGCCGACAGCGGCAGGCGCCAGCTGATCCTGCCCACCCTGCCCAGGCGTCCCAAAATCAGCGCCATTACCAGCGGCCCGCCGGCCAGACCCAGGCTGAACGAGCCTATCCACGGCAAGGGGATAGGCACCAGGCCCAGCAGCACGCCCAGCACCATGCCCATGCCCAGCGAGACATAGCTGAACTCGGCCGTGGCCGTGATGGAATTGCCGAACAGCTTGCGCACATCGGCCGCATGTTTCGCCGGCGCAATGGCCATCACCCTGTCGCCGAATTCCAGGGTCAGGAACGGATGCGGCAGGATCATAGCGTCGCCGCGGCGTATGAAGGCGATCTGCAGGGGGAAGTCTTTCGCCAAGTTCAATTCGCCCAGGGGCACGCCGACGATTTCCGCGTCCGACACGAACACTTCCGTGCCGTCGAACGCGCTGCGGTCCTTCATCAGCCGGCCCGGGTCCAGGTGGCCCAGCGCCGTGCGCGCCGCTTCCACCCCCGCCACCGTGCCCGACACCATCAGCGCGTCCCCGACGCCGAGCACGAGGCCAGGGTCGGGCAAGCGGTTCTGGTGCCCCTGGCGCACGCCGATCACTTGCACGCCGGCCAGGGGGCCGTCGGCCAGTTCGGACAGGGCCGCGCCCGCCAATGTTGCTGCATCGATGGTAATTTCGGACACGACGATGGGCGCCGGCGGCGGCGTCAGCACGGGTTTCAAGATGCGCCCGGCCAGGTACAGGCCCAGCATGGGACCGACAACGCCGAACGGATACGCGACGGCATAGCCGACGGCCGCGTCGCCATTGCCGTGCGACGCTTCCAGCGCCGCCTGCAAGGCAGCCGTGCTGGTCATGGCGCCGGCAAACACGCCGCTGGCCATGCGCAGAGAAATGTCAATCCACTGCCCGCCCCAGACAGACACGGCCAGGCCGCCCATGACGGCAATAAAAGCGATCAGATTGTGTTTCTGCCCCGCACCGCGCAAACCGGCGAAAAACTGCACGCCGTACTGCACGCCTATGCCATACAGGAACAGCAGCAGGCCGATGGAGCCGACCATCGGCGGCGGCACGGCGCCGGGGGCAAACGCGCCCAGCGCCAGCCCCGCGAACAGCACGCCGCCCACGCCCAGAGAAAAGCCGAACACGCTGATGCGCCCCAGCGCATAACCGGCGCCGATGACGAGAAACAGGGCGAGAATGGGCGTGGACTCCAGCGTGTGGCGAAATAATTGAAGCATCAGGCAACCTTGGTCTGGGGAAGGCCCAGTTTAGCATGCACAAAAGCAACACGATGGCGATGATGACAAGCAAGCGTGCGCAGGTTTGTACCTGAAAAACGGGCAAAAAAAAGCCCGCTATGGAAGCGGGCTGAATCTAATTCCTGTGAGGAAGTAGAGGAGACAGGTGAATGATGCCGCATCGCAGCATATCATTCCAATTGCATGTTGTGATGATGGAAATATGATTTATCAATATCTGCTCGCCTCCTCGCGCAACGCCTGGCGCACGGCGGGACGCTCGCCGACGCGCTCGATCAAGCGCCTCACTTGCGGGAAGGCCGACAGATCCACCTGCGTATGCGCCGACCAGCTGAGGATGGTGTACAGATAGGCATCCGCGATGGAATAGCGCTCGCCCAGCAGATACGGCCCGCCGGCCGCCAATTGCCGCTCGACATAATCGAGGCGTGCAGCCAGGCGCGAGCGGGCCACGTCCTGCGCCTGCGTGCCGTATTCCGGGTGGAACAGCCAGGGGCTGAACACCTTGTGCAGCTCGGTGGCAATAAACCCCAGCCACGATTGCAGCCGCACGCGCGCCAGGGAACCCGGCGGCGGCGCCAGGCCGCTGTCCGGCGACAGATCAGCCAGATATTGCACGATGGCCGTGCCCTCCAGCAAGACGGTGCCATCGTCCAGCACCAGCGCCGGCACATACAGGTTCGGATTCACTTGCGCATAGTCGGCGCCCGTTTCCGTGACGCGTGGAATCTTGCGAATATCGACTCTTTCCAGTTCCAGCGCGATGCCCGCCTCGATGGCCACGATGTGCGGCGACAGGGAACACGTGCCCGTTGCGTAATACAGTTTCATGATTACTCCTCGAAAAGTTACACGGACGCGGGATCAAGTTTTTCCACGTCGATGCCGTACTTGGCGATGGCTACGCCAATCTTGTTGCGCGGCAGCTGGCCCCCGTCAGCCAGCGCCGTCAGGGCGGCCAGCACGATGAAATGGCGGTCCACTTCAAAGAAGGTGCGCAGGGATTCGCGCGTATCGGAACGGCCGAAGCCATCCGTGCCCAGGGCAACGAAGCGCCGGTCGTGCACGAAGGGGCGCACCTGGTCGGCCACGATCTTCATGTAATCGGTGGCGATCACCACCGGGCCTTGCCGGCCGGCCAGGCATTGCGCGATGTACGGCACGCGAGGCGCGCTGTCCGGGTGCAGCATGTTCCAGCGCTGCACGGCCAGGCCGTCGCGCCGCACTTGCGTCAGGCTGGTGGCGCTCCACACGTCGGCCGCCACGCCGAAATCCTGCTGCAGCAGAACGCTGGCGGCCAGCACTTCGCGCAGGATGGAACCGCTGCCCATCAGCTGTACGCGCGGCGCGGCTGCCGTGGGTGCTGCCGGACTTTCCTGCAGCAGATACAGGCCCTGCAAGATGCCCGCCTCGGCGCCTTCCGGCATGGCCGGATGCGGATAGTTTTCGTTGAGCAAGGTGATGTAATAGAAAATATCTTCTTGCTCGGCAAACATGCGGCGCATGCCGTCGTGGATGATCACGGCCAGCTCGTAGGCATAGGTGGGATCGTAGGAAATACAGTTGGGAATCACGGACGACAGCACGTGGCTGTGGCCATCGTCGTGCTGGAGTCCCTCTCCCATCAGTGTCGTGCGTCCCGAGGTGGCGCCCAGCAAGAAGCCGCGCGTGCGGGCATCGGCAGCCGCCCAGGCCAGGTCGCCCACGCGCTGCAAGCCGAACATCGAATAGAAGATGTAGAACGGGATGGTGGCCAGGCCATGGTTGCTGTAGGACGTGCCGGCGGCGATCCAGGAGGAAATGGCACCCGATTCGTTGATGCCTTCCTGCAATATCTGCCCATCCTTGGTTTCCTTGTAATAGCTGAGCTGGCCCGCATCCTGCGGCGTGTACAGCTGGCCCAGATAGGAATGGATGCCGATCTGGCGGAACAGGCCTTCCATGCCGAAGGTGCGCGATTCGTCGGGCACGATGGGCACGATGACCTTGCCCAAGGCGGGGTCTTTCAGCAGGGTGCCGAGGATGCGCACGAAGGCCATGGTGGTGGACGCGCCCCGCTCGCCGCTATCCTTGAGCTGGGTGGCGAACGCGGACAGCGGCGGTATGGGCAAGGGAGCCACCTTGCTGATGCGGGCGGGAATGTAGCCGCCCAGCTGCGTCCGGCGCGCGGCGAAGTAACGCGCTTCCTCGCTGTCCGGCGCCGGTTTCAGATAGGGCATGTCTTCCAGCTGGGCATCGCTGACGGGCAGCGCGAAGCGGTCGCGGAACGCGCGCACGGCGTCGGCGCTCATCTTTTTCAGCTGATGGTTGATATTCTGTCCTTCGCCCGCCTCGCCCATGCCGAAGCCCTTGACGGTCTTGGCCAGGATCACGGTGGGCCGGCCAGTCGTGCGCATGGCTTCCGCGTAGGCCGCGTGGACTTTTTCGGGATCGTGTCCGCCGCGCGTCAGCTGCCAGATTTCGTCATCCGTCATGTGCGCCACCAGCGCCAGCAGTTCCGGATACTTGCCAAAGAAATGCTCGCGCACATACGCGCCATTCTGCGATTTGAAGGTCTGGTAATCGCCGTCCACGCATTCCATCATGCGCTGACGCAACAAACCGCTCGTGTCGCTCTGCAATAACGCATCCCAGCCGCTGCCCCAGATGACCTTGATGACATGCCAGCCCGCCGCGCGGAAGGTGCCTTCCAGTTCCTGGATGACCTTGCTGTTGCCGCGCACGGGGCCGTCCAGGCGCTGCAGGTTGCAGTTGACGACAAAGATCAGGTTATCGAGGCGCTCGCGGCCGCCCAGGGAAATGGCGGCCAGCGATTCCGGCTGGTCCATCTCGCCATCGCCGAGGAAAGCCCACACCTTGCGGCCCTGGTGCGGCTTCAGGTCGCGATACTCGAGGTAACGCATGAAACGGGCCTGGTAAGCGGCCGTCAGCGGCCCCAGGCCCATCGATACCGTCGGGAATTGCCAGAAATCGGGCATCAGACGGGGATGCGGATACGACGACAGGCCCTCGCGGCCCGCTTCGCGGCGGTAGTTGTCCAGCTGCGCTTCCGTGACGCGGCCTTCCAGATAGGCGCGGCCATAGATGCCAGGCGCGGAATGGCCCTGGATGTAGACCAGGTCACCGGCAAACTGGTCCGTATGACCACGGAAGAAATGGCTGAAGCCGACGTCGTACAGCACGGCCGCCGACTGGTAGGTGGCGATGTGGCCGCCCACGTTCGAGTGCCTGGCAGCGCGCAGCACCATCACCATGGCGTTCCAGCGGATGTAGGCATTCAGGCGGCGCTCGATGGCCAGGTCGCCCGGATAAGCGGGCTGGCGCGCCGTGGCGATGCTGTTGGTGTAGGCGGTGGTGACGCGGCCGTGCATGCCGCCGTGCTGGGTGCTATCCAGATCGACGAGCTGGTCGAGCAGATAGTGGGCGCGCGGACGCCCTTCCACGGCGACGACGGCCTGCATCGCCTCCAGCCATTCTTTGGTTTCCTGCGGATCGATATCGGGTACAGCGAGGGATGGGGTCATGGCAGTCTCCTGGGGGTGGGCATTCATCGTCATGATCGATTGCCATTGCAATCATTGCATTTGCAATCGTTATGCGGGCCATTGTATAGCGCTATAATTGCATTTGCAACTGTGATCGTTCTGGAGGAATACCGATGTCTGCAACTGAGCCTGCAAGCAAGTCCGCAACCGCGCCCGACCTGTGGTTTTCATTCGTGCGCACGCACCGCTTGATGATCCGCGAAATCGAACGCCGTCTGGCGGCGGCCAAGCTGCCCGTGTATGCGTGGTATGACGTGCTGTGGGGACTCGAAAGCGGCCCGGACGGTTCGCGCCGCATGCACGAACTGGCCGACTCTCTGGCCATCGAGCGCTACAACCTCACGCGCCTGGTGGACAAGCTGGAAACGGACCGGCTGGTGACGCGCACGCGCTCGATGGAAGACGGGCGCGCCGCCTTTGTCTCCATCACGGAAGACGGAAAGATCCTGCGCAAGCAAATGTGGGCCGTGTACCAGGCCACGGTGGCCGACCTGTTCCTGGCGCAATTTGACAGCGACGAGCAGCAGGACTTCAGCGCCGCCCTGGCGCGCGCCGCCGAGGCGGCCCGCGGCGCAGGCCAGAGCAAGGTTCAGAGCAAGGCGTAGCGCCGCAGCGCGTATTCGACGAACTGCAGGGGCAGCGCGCCGTCGTCGGCCAGGGCTTTCAAGGCGGTGACGACCAGCCATGGCGCACTCGTTTCCATCCGGGTATCGGCGCCGACGGCGATAAAACGCCCGCGCACACAGCCGCCGATCTGCCCCGCGATGTGCTGCCCGTAGCCGGTGACGGCGATGACGGGTGCGGTGCTGTCATCGAGACAGCGCCGCACATGGGCCAACCTTGGCGTGGCGCGCGGGTGGAGCAGGTTCCACTGTTCCGCCGCCTGCGCATCGCGCGCCAGGCGTGTATAGCTGGGACAACTCCACACTTGCGTGGCGATATCCCAGTCCTCCTTCAACAGGCGGGCGGCAGCGGCAACGACGGCCAGCATCCTGCCCGCCCCGCACAGGCGCACCCGGCATGGCGCCGGACCCGGCGGCGACACGCGGTACATGCCCAGGCTGGCCGCTGCCGCATCGGCGGCCGACAGGGGCGCTACCACATCCGCATCTTCATCCGCATCTTCATCATGTATGGCCAGATAGTAATAGCCAGGCTGCTGTTCCAGGTACAGCGTTGCCAGTGCCGAGCGCAGGATGGCGCGCACTTCCTCGCCCGTCGCCGGGTCGAACGGCATGCAATTGTGCTGCGCGGCCAGCCAGGCGGGCAGCGCGGGGGGCACGCCTTTCGGCCAGTGCGAGGCTTGCGTTTCCGCATCATTACAGACGATGCCACGCTCACCCGACTCGGCCAGCACCGCGCGCAAGGCCGGCAGCGAGGCGGGGCTGCACAGGTAGAGCAGCGGCTTTTCCGCCTGCGTCGCGCCATGCCGGTAGCGCACAGCCCAGGCACCCGCGGACGCTCCCACTTCCCAGGCGTCGCCGTCCGAGAACGGCGGCGCGTGCGTGCCCACCTTGCGCATCCGCGCCACCACGGCGCCGCCCTGCTTCAGGCTGCCCGCCATGGCGCCCAGCGCGCGGCGCGGCGAAGCATGTACCAGTGGCAAGTCCGACGCTGGCGCCAGCGCGGCCAGGCAGGCTTGAAAGGCACGGCCCGTTTCGCCGCCTGGCAGTGGAGAATGGGGAAATAAATCGGGTGACTGCATGGCGGCTCCTGTCTCGGTATCGCTTGCGCAAGGCAGACATTGCCTATACGATTGCAAATGCAATTATTGTAGTTGCAATCCTTTGCGCGAGCAAGGGACACGAGAGCCAACCGGAGTTCCTGCCTTCAAGGTGAAAAATGACGCTGAACAATTCTGAAACCGTGCGCATGGCCTACGCCGTGAAACTGACGAATGCGCAAGTCGAAGCGGCCAAGCGCCTGTATGCCGCGCATTTCGGCGCCACGGACAACCCGCAGGCGATGGCCGCCATCATCGCGGCGCTGGCGCGCAACTACAGTTCCGCCGTGGCGGCGAATGTGCTGTAGCCCATCACGCATGACGCATGACGCGGGCAAAAAAAAGCCCGCTATGGAAGCGGGCTGAATCTAATTCCTGTGAGGAAGTAGAGGAGACAGATGCATGATGCCGCATCGCAGCATCATTATCCAATTGCATGTTGTGATGACAGAAATACGATTGTTCTATATCTCAGGCATAACGGCCTCCCCTACCCCTGCGATCCTTATGCCACGTTGTCGCCGCGCAAGGTTTTCGCTGCCGCCACCATGTTGGCCAGCGCGGGGATCACTTCTTTCCAGCCGCGCGTCTTCAGGCCGCAATCGGGGTTGACCCACAGGCGCTGGGCGGGAATGCGCTCGGCCGCCTTGCGCATCAGTTTGACCATCTGTTCCTGGCCAGGAATATTTGGCGAGTGGATGTCGTAGACGCCAGGGCCGATTGCGTTCGGATAGTTAAAGTCATCGAAGGCATCCAGCAATTCCATGTCGGAGCGCGACGTTTCAATGGTGATGACGTCCGCATCCATGTCGGCGATCTGCGCGATGATGTCGTTGAATTCCGAATAGCACATGTGAGTGTGGATCTGCGTCTCGTCGGCCACGCCATTGGCCGTGATACGGAACGATTCCACGGCCCAGCGCAGGTACTCGGCCCACTGGGCTTTACGCAGTGGCAAGCCTTCGCGCAATGCCGCTTCGTCGATCTGGATCACGCGGATGCCGGCCTGTTCCAGGTCCTGCACTTCGGCGCGCATGGCCAGCGCCAGCTGGTGGCACGACACGGAACGGGGCTGGTCGTCGCGCACGAAAGACCAGTTCAGGATGGTGACGGGCCCCGTCAGCATGCCCTTCATCGGCTTGTCCGTCAGCGACTGGGCGTAGGTGCTCCACTCGACCGTCATGGCGCGCGGGCGGCTGATGTCGCCGAACAGGATGGGCGGCTTGACGCAGCGCGAACCGTACGATTGCACCCAGCCGAACTGGCTGAAGGCGTAGCCGTCGAGCTGTTCGCCGAAATACTCCACCATGTCGTTGCGTTCCGCTTCGCCGTGCACGAAGACATCCAGGCCCAGGGTTTCCTGTTCCTTGACGCAATGCGCGATTTCCGCCTGCATCAGTTTCTTGTAGCTGGCTGCATCCAGCTGGCCGCTGCGAAACTGGCTGCGGGCCTGGCGGATTTGCGCCGTCTGCGGAAACGAGCCTATGGTCGTCGTCGGGTACAGCGGCAGTTGCAGCAGTGCGGCTTGCTTGGCGGCACGCACGGCATAGCTGCCGGCGCGCTGGCCCAGGCTTGCGTTGCTGCGGGCCACGGCCGCCTTCACTGCGGGATTGTGCACGCGCGGCGACTGGCGGCGCGCTTGCACGGCCGCATGATTGACGTCCAGCGCCGCTTGCACGGAAGCACGGCCATTATTCAGCGCACCGGCCAGGGTGCGCACTTCATCGAGCTTTTGACGGGCAAAGGCCAGCCACGACCGGATATCCGTATCCAGCTGTTGCTCACTGTCCAGGTCGACTGGCACGTGCAGCAGGGAGCACGACGGCGCGATCCACAGGCGCGACTGCAGGCTGGCGTGCACGGGTTCCAGCCATGCCAGCACTTCCGTCAAATCCGTCTTCCAGATATTGCGGCCATTCACCACGCCCAGCGACAGCACGCTGGAACTTGGCAATTGCGCGATCACTTGCGCCACTTCCTCGCGGGCGTTGACGGCATCCAGGTGCAAGCCTTGCACGGGCAGCTTGCACGCCAGTGCCAGGTTATCTTGCAGCTTGCCGAAATACGTGGCCAGCAGCAGTTTGACGTTGTTGACCTTGCTCAAGGCAGCGTAGGCCGTGACCAGCGCCTGTTGCCAGGCGCTGCCCAGTTCCGTGACGAGTACCGGTTCGTCGATCTGCACCCACTCCACGCCCTGGGCGGCCAGTTCCTGCAACAGTTGCACATAGACGGGCAGCAAGCCTTGCAGCAGCGCCAGCTTGTCGGAGTCGTCCTTGGCCTTACCCAGCCACAAATAGGTGACAGGGCCGATCAGCACTGGCTTGGCTTTTACACCG
This genomic interval carries:
- a CDS encoding TetR/AcrR family transcriptional regulator: MVRRTRVEMEETRASLLATARKVFSERGYADTSMDDLTAQAGLTRGALYHHFGDKKGLLLAVVEQIDAEMDGRLQAISDSAEDLWEGFRSRCRAYLEMALEPEIQRIVLRDARAVLGGVSPDSQRHCLESMQKLIQQLIHRGIVADACPEALASMIYGSLAEAAFWIAEGEEGNARLIKGVAALELLLRGMLLDK
- a CDS encoding MFS transporter encodes the protein MSTSACAAAQPRVRHPWLAVCAVGMATFSVVTTEMLPVGLLTPIADTLGTSTGTAGLMISLPALLAAMFAPLVVVASGSLDRRKILCGLLTLLVLANIASALAQNMAWMLAARVLVGFCMGGIWAIAGGLASRLVPARSTGLATSIIFGGVAAASVLGVPLGAQIGDVAGWRWAFGAMALFSSLVLALHLAVIPALPAAGAATLRQFGKQLRNRQLQAGLLLTLLLVTSHFMAFTFVRPLLLSMSGFDTQWLGALLFAYGCAGIIGNFLAGVVAARRTATTIVAISGGLLLTPLLFLAVGDSGIGGGVVLLAWGLAYGGVSVGLMTLMMKAAPGAVEIVAALYVGVFNIGIALGAWTGGQAVDRLGLSANLWLAAGCAAAALLLSFGIRLVDADKQPGPARD
- a CDS encoding aspartate:alanine exchanger family transporter, with the translated sequence MLQLFRHTLESTPILALFLVIGAGYALGRISVFGFSLGVGGVLFAGLALGAFAPGAVPPPMVGSIGLLLFLYGIGVQYGVQFFAGLRGAGQKHNLIAFIAVMGGLAVSVWGGQWIDISLRMASGVFAGAMTSTAALQAALEASHGNGDAAVGYAVAYPFGVVGPMLGLYLAGRILKPVLTPPPAPIVVSEITIDAATLAGAALSELADGPLAGVQVIGVRQGHQNRLPDPGLVLGVGDALMVSGTVAGVEAARTALGHLDPGRLMKDRSAFDGTEVFVSDAEIVGVPLGELNLAKDFPLQIAFIRRGDAMILPHPFLTLEFGDRVMAIAPAKHAADVRKLFGNSITATAEFSYVSLGMGMVLGVLLGLVPIPLPWIGSFSLGLAGGPLVMALILGRLGRVGRISWRLPLSANLVMRNYGLTIFLASVGMASGLPFVQQVGANGLPMLALGAVTVLVVVALVVILGKIFLRLPFPELLGIAAGATGNPAVLVFANRLAKSDRPNLGYAMIFPSMTIVKIVAVQVLLHLYG
- the gstA gene encoding glutathione transferase GstA is translated as MKLYYATGTCSLSPHIVAIEAGIALELERVDIRKIPRVTETGADYAQVNPNLYVPALVLDDGTVLLEGTAIVQYLADLSPDSGLAPPPGSLARVRLQSWLGFIATELHKVFSPWLFHPEYGTQAQDVARSRLAARLDYVERQLAAGGPYLLGERYSIADAYLYTILSWSAHTQVDLSAFPQVRRLIERVGERPAVRQALREEASRY
- the aceE gene encoding pyruvate dehydrogenase (acetyl-transferring), homodimeric type; translation: MTPSLAVPDIDPQETKEWLEAMQAVVAVEGRPRAHYLLDQLVDLDSTQHGGMHGRVTTAYTNSIATARQPAYPGDLAIERRLNAYIRWNAMVMVLRAARHSNVGGHIATYQSAAVLYDVGFSHFFRGHTDQFAGDLVYIQGHSAPGIYGRAYLEGRVTEAQLDNYRREAGREGLSSYPHPRLMPDFWQFPTVSMGLGPLTAAYQARFMRYLEYRDLKPHQGRKVWAFLGDGEMDQPESLAAISLGGRERLDNLIFVVNCNLQRLDGPVRGNSKVIQELEGTFRAAGWHVIKVIWGSGWDALLQSDTSGLLRQRMMECVDGDYQTFKSQNGAYVREHFFGKYPELLALVAHMTDDEIWQLTRGGHDPEKVHAAYAEAMRTTGRPTVILAKTVKGFGMGEAGEGQNINHQLKKMSADAVRAFRDRFALPVSDAQLEDMPYLKPAPDSEEARYFAARRTQLGGYIPARISKVAPLPIPPLSAFATQLKDSGERGASTTMAFVRILGTLLKDPALGKVIVPIVPDESRTFGMEGLFRQIGIHSYLGQLYTPQDAGQLSYYKETKDGQILQEGINESGAISSWIAAGTSYSNHGLATIPFYIFYSMFGLQRVGDLAWAAADARTRGFLLGATSGRTTLMGEGLQHDDGHSHVLSSVIPNCISYDPTYAYELAVIIHDGMRRMFAEQEDIFYYITLLNENYPHPAMPEGAEAGILQGLYLLQESPAAPTAAAPRVQLMGSGSILREVLAASVLLQQDFGVAADVWSATSLTQVRRDGLAVQRWNMLHPDSAPRVPYIAQCLAGRQGPVVIATDYMKIVADQVRPFVHDRRFVALGTDGFGRSDTRESLRTFFEVDRHFIVLAALTALADGGQLPRNKIGVAIAKYGIDVEKLDPASV
- a CDS encoding MarR family winged helix-turn-helix transcriptional regulator, whose product is MSATEPASKSATAPDLWFSFVRTHRLMIREIERRLAAAKLPVYAWYDVLWGLESGPDGSRRMHELADSLAIERYNLTRLVDKLETDRLVTRTRSMEDGRAAFVSITEDGKILRKQMWAVYQATVADLFLAQFDSDEQQDFSAALARAAEAARGAGQSKVQSKA
- a CDS encoding transketolase-like TK C-terminal-containing protein: MQSPDLFPHSPLPGGETGRAFQACLAALAPASDLPLVHASPRRALGAMAGSLKQGGAVVARMRKVGTHAPPFSDGDAWEVGASAGAWAVRYRHGATQAEKPLLYLCSPASLPALRAVLAESGERGIVCNDAETQASHWPKGVPPALPAWLAAQHNCMPFDPATGEEVRAILRSALATLYLEQQPGYYYLAIHDEDADEDADVVAPLSAADAAAASLGMYRVSPPGPAPCRVRLCGAGRMLAVVAAAARLLKEDWDIATQVWSCPSYTRLARDAQAAEQWNLLHPRATPRLAHVRRCLDDSTAPVIAVTGYGQHIAGQIGGCVRGRFIAVGADTRMETSAPWLVVTALKALADDGALPLQFVEYALRRYALL
- the metE gene encoding 5-methyltetrahydropteroyltriglutamate--homocysteine S-methyltransferase, which encodes MTVTTHNLGYPRIGAKRELKFALEDYWKGQSSLDALEGHGAQLRQRHWQDQNGLDLAPVGDFSFYDQVLDLSFTLGNLPQRVRGLSGAALDNYFRVARGRSASDSDCSCIHAGEMTKWFDTNYHYIVPEFAADTQFKLDSSRLLQQLAQARQLGVKAKPVLIGPVTYLWLGKAKDDSDKLALLQGLLPVYVQLLQELAAQGVEWVQIDEPVLVTELGSAWQQALVTAYAALSKVNNVKLLLATYFGKLQDNLALACKLPVQGLHLDAVNAREEVAQVIAQLPSSSVLSLGVVNGRNIWKTDLTEVLAWLEPVHASLQSRLWIAPSCSLLHVPVDLDSEQQLDTDIRSWLAFARQKLDEVRTLAGALNNGRASVQAALDVNHAAVQARRQSPRVHNPAVKAAVARSNASLGQRAGSYAVRAAKQAALLQLPLYPTTTIGSFPQTAQIRQARSQFRSGQLDAASYKKLMQAEIAHCVKEQETLGLDVFVHGEAERNDMVEYFGEQLDGYAFSQFGWVQSYGSRCVKPPILFGDISRPRAMTVEWSTYAQSLTDKPMKGMLTGPVTILNWSFVRDDQPRSVSCHQLALAMRAEVQDLEQAGIRVIQIDEAALREGLPLRKAQWAEYLRWAVESFRITANGVADETQIHTHMCYSEFNDIIAQIADMDADVITIETSRSDMELLDAFDDFNYPNAIGPGVYDIHSPNIPGQEQMVKLMRKAAERIPAQRLWVNPDCGLKTRGWKEVIPALANMVAAAKTLRGDNVA